From Petrotoga sibirica DSM 13575:
CTTCTAAGTCCTTCTACGAGTTGCGTTTTGGCTTTTGTTTTATCGTCGATCTTCTTAATAAATTTCGCAGGGACTCCCGCTACCACAGAGTATGGTTCTACATCAGAAATTACAACAGAGCCAGCTCCGACTATTGATCCCTGTCCTACTTTCACTCCTTCTAATACAACCGCGTTTGCTCCAATAAGAACATTATCCTCGATCACAACTGGTTGAGCGCTTGGAGGTTCTATTACCCCCGCTACAACAGTTCCTGCCCCAATATGGCAATTTTTACCTATTTGAGCCCTCCCTCCTATAACGACGTTCATATCTATCATCGTGTTTTCTTTAATACTAGCACCTATATTGATAACGGCACCCATCATAATAACACAACCATCGCCTATCTCCACTAGGTCTCTTATTATGGCGCCCGGTTCTATTCTTGCATTGTATTTAGATAAATCTGCCAAAGGGATGGCTGAATTCTTTCTATCCCTTTCTATTCTATAATTACTTATAGAATCTTTATTGTTCTCATAAATTCTTTTGAAATCTTCTTCTTCACAAAACAAGATTCCGAATTT
This genomic window contains:
- the dapD gene encoding 2,3,4,5-tetrahydropyridine-2,6-dicarboxylate N-acetyltransferase — translated: MNTEEIINLISNSKKKNPLKVYLKGNLKEIDFSNVEFYGNDKFGILFCEEEDFKRIYENNKDSISNYRIERDRKNSAIPLADLSKYNARIEPGAIIRDLVEIGDGCVIMMGAVINIGASIKENTMIDMNVVIGGRAQIGKNCHIGAGTVVAGVIEPPSAQPVVIEDNVLIGANAVVLEGVKVGQGSIVGAGSVVISDVEPYSVVAGVPAKFIKKIDDKTKAKTQLVEGLRRLK